The Nocardioides sp. S5 genome includes a window with the following:
- a CDS encoding HRDC domain-containing protein — protein sequence MPETPDTEPETIEPETVEPDAAPGAVEPEAPPAPLLELRDGLPEVVETDARLAEACAALAAGTGPIAIDAERASGYRYSNRAYLIQLRREGAGTWLVDPIPLTTLDPLQEALGDAEWILHAATQDLPCLREVGLSPTSIFDTELAGRLLGYPRVGLATLVETVLGLRMRKEHSAADWSTRPLPTPWLDYAALDVEVLLELREHMVTELEKAGKAEWARQEFENLLGFEPAVRVDAWRRTSGVHRLRGRRALGAARALWEARDAIAAERDVTPGRILPDSAIVAAATAMPTDRRALLATPGFHGRGASRYSSTWVDALQRVREMSEDELPTRAPRGDGPPHPRTWAEREPVADRRFKAAREAMLNLAEVHHLPVENLLTPDYLRRVMWTPPETREPAGLAEAVRAQLASYGARPWQAELVTGALVGAILGAEAEAEAEPEPAPE from the coding sequence ATGCCCGAGACCCCTGACACCGAGCCCGAGACCATCGAGCCCGAGACCGTCGAGCCCGACGCTGCACCAGGGGCCGTCGAGCCCGAGGCACCTCCCGCTCCGCTGCTCGAGCTGCGCGACGGCCTGCCCGAGGTCGTCGAGACCGACGCCCGGCTGGCCGAGGCGTGCGCGGCGCTCGCCGCGGGCACCGGACCCATCGCCATCGACGCCGAGCGCGCCTCGGGCTACCGCTACTCCAACCGCGCCTACCTGATCCAGCTGCGCCGCGAGGGCGCCGGCACCTGGCTGGTCGACCCGATCCCGCTGACCACCCTGGACCCGCTCCAGGAGGCGCTCGGCGACGCCGAGTGGATCCTCCACGCCGCCACCCAGGACCTGCCGTGCCTGCGCGAGGTCGGCCTCTCCCCCACCAGCATCTTCGACACCGAGCTCGCCGGCCGGCTGCTCGGCTACCCGCGGGTGGGCCTGGCCACGCTCGTGGAGACCGTGCTCGGCCTGCGCATGCGCAAGGAGCACTCCGCGGCCGACTGGTCGACCCGGCCGCTGCCCACGCCGTGGCTCGACTACGCCGCCCTCGACGTCGAGGTGCTCCTCGAGCTGCGCGAGCACATGGTCACCGAGCTCGAGAAGGCCGGCAAGGCCGAGTGGGCGCGCCAGGAGTTCGAGAACCTGCTCGGCTTCGAGCCCGCCGTGCGCGTCGACGCGTGGCGGCGTACGTCGGGTGTGCACCGGTTGCGCGGGCGACGGGCCCTCGGTGCGGCGCGGGCCCTGTGGGAGGCGCGCGACGCGATCGCCGCCGAGCGCGACGTCACCCCCGGCCGGATCCTTCCGGACTCCGCCATCGTCGCCGCCGCCACTGCCATGCCGACCGATCGCCGCGCGCTGCTCGCGACCCCGGGCTTCCACGGCCGCGGCGCCAGCCGCTACTCCTCGACGTGGGTCGATGCGCTGCAGCGGGTGCGCGAGATGTCCGAGGACGAGCTCCCCACCCGCGCACCCCGCGGCGACGGGCCTCCGCACCCGCGCACCTGGGCCGAGCGCGAGCCCGTGGCCGACCGCCGCTTCAAGGCCGCGCGCGAGGCCATGCTCAACCTCGCCGAGGTCCACCACCTGCCGGTCGAGAACCTGCTGACCCCCGACTACCTCCGCCGCGTGATGTGGACACCGCCGGAGACCCGCGAGCCAGCTGGGCTCGCCGAGGCCGTGCGCGCCCAGCTGGCGTCGTACGGCGCGCGCCCCTGGCAGGCCGAGCTGGTCACCGGAGCGCTCGTCGGTGCCATCCTCGGCGCCGAGGCCGAGGCCGAGGCGGAACCCGAGCCCGCACCGGAGTAG
- a CDS encoding extracellular solute-binding protein — translation MPGRRVARLFPRARARRAALVGTALAVALTTAACTGDAEPDPQPAPSPSQGQGGASEKPRKIVFGAYGSEEEVAAFQSVVDSFNATSTTRQVSLRSWPDHESALADVLAGDAPDAFLTSRIDLDQLVEAEALQPVSLLLDERGVDFGDRFSRDAVDAFAMDDELQCMAYSVSPMVVYYNTDIVDFDRMERRELDVPTPNDDGVRERWTLAEFGAAATFASRRGDRRGVWIDPTLQGLAPFIYSGGGQVFDDDREPTSLAFSDDDTREALEQTLEILRDPTITPTNAQLARATPVQLFKRGELAMVAGFRNLVPELREAEDLAFDVMPMPTIGDRATVGDISGLCISAESDNVGDAADFIAYAVSDAAISTVSSTGYIVPANTQVAASEDFLAPEDQPANAEVFNSSIRYMVVPPFIDQRDELVEAVTPLLDRLVTAPGILDLEQVTEEIDITSRAVLSPEETEETESPSESPSESPTE, via the coding sequence GTGCCCGGTCGTCGCGTTGCCCGTCTGTTCCCCCGCGCCCGAGCGCGCCGTGCCGCCCTCGTGGGGACTGCCCTCGCGGTCGCGCTGACCACGGCCGCCTGCACCGGCGACGCCGAGCCGGACCCGCAGCCCGCCCCCTCGCCGAGCCAGGGCCAGGGCGGCGCGTCGGAGAAGCCGCGCAAGATCGTGTTCGGTGCTTACGGCAGCGAGGAGGAGGTCGCGGCCTTCCAGAGCGTCGTCGACTCCTTCAACGCCACCTCGACCACACGCCAGGTCAGCCTGCGGTCGTGGCCCGACCACGAGTCCGCGCTCGCGGACGTGCTGGCGGGCGACGCGCCGGACGCCTTCCTCACCTCGCGCATCGACCTCGACCAGCTCGTGGAGGCCGAGGCACTCCAGCCGGTGAGCCTGCTGCTCGACGAGCGGGGCGTCGACTTCGGCGACCGCTTCTCGCGCGACGCCGTCGACGCCTTCGCGATGGACGACGAGCTGCAGTGCATGGCCTACTCGGTGTCCCCGATGGTCGTCTACTACAACACCGACATCGTCGACTTCGACCGGATGGAGCGGCGTGAGCTCGACGTGCCCACGCCCAACGACGACGGCGTGCGCGAGCGGTGGACGCTCGCCGAGTTCGGTGCCGCCGCGACCTTCGCCTCGCGTCGTGGCGACCGCCGTGGCGTCTGGATCGACCCGACCCTCCAGGGCCTGGCGCCCTTCATCTACTCCGGGGGCGGCCAGGTCTTCGACGACGACCGCGAGCCGACCTCGCTCGCCTTCTCGGACGACGACACCCGCGAGGCGCTGGAGCAGACGCTGGAGATCCTGCGCGACCCCACGATCACCCCGACCAACGCCCAGCTCGCCCGGGCGACGCCGGTCCAGCTGTTCAAGCGCGGCGAGCTCGCGATGGTCGCCGGCTTCCGCAACCTCGTGCCGGAGCTGCGCGAAGCCGAGGACCTCGCATTCGACGTCATGCCGATGCCGACCATCGGGGACCGCGCGACCGTCGGTGACATCAGCGGCCTGTGCATCTCCGCGGAGTCCGACAACGTCGGTGACGCGGCCGACTTCATCGCCTACGCCGTCTCCGACGCCGCGATCTCCACGGTGTCCTCGACGGGCTACATCGTCCCGGCCAACACCCAGGTCGCCGCGTCCGAGGACTTCCTGGCCCCCGAGGACCAGCCGGCCAACGCAGAGGTCTTCAACTCGAGCATCCGCTACATGGTCGTCCCGCCCTTCATCGACCAGCGTGACGAGCTCGTCGAGGCGGTCACGCCGCTGCTCGACCGGCTCGTGACCGCGCCGGGGATCCTCGACCTCGAGCAGGTGACCGAGGAGATCGACATCACCTCGCGTGCGGTCCTCTCCCCCGAGGAGACCGAGGAGACCGAGTCGCCGAGCGAGAGCCCCTCCGAGTCGCCCACCGAGTAG
- a CDS encoding type II toxin-antitoxin system PemK/MazF family toxin, whose protein sequence is MSLLRRVAAVISGATSGTTAWSSATPSTAPASGVSSRYAPEIDGEPDPGEVVWAWVPYEDDPSQGKDRPVLVLDTAGDGEADGWVGLMLSSQDHDRDAADEARHGRYWMDVGSGGWDSQGRPSEVRLDRLIHLERDGVRREGAALDARIFDEVVAAVRGLPR, encoded by the coding sequence ATGAGCCTCCTGCGCCGCGTCGCCGCCGTCATCTCCGGAGCCACGTCGGGCACCACCGCCTGGTCCTCCGCGACACCGTCGACCGCCCCCGCGAGCGGGGTGTCCTCGCGCTACGCCCCCGAGATCGACGGCGAGCCCGACCCGGGCGAGGTCGTCTGGGCGTGGGTGCCCTACGAGGACGACCCGAGCCAGGGCAAGGACCGCCCGGTCCTGGTGCTCGACACCGCTGGGGACGGGGAGGCAGACGGCTGGGTCGGGCTGATGCTCAGCAGCCAGGACCACGACCGCGACGCCGCCGACGAGGCCCGCCACGGGCGCTACTGGATGGACGTCGGCTCCGGCGGCTGGGACTCCCAGGGCCGGCCCAGCGAGGTGCGCCTGGACCGGCTCATCCACCTGGAGCGCGACGGCGTACGCCGTGAGGGTGCTGCGCTGGACGCCCGGATCTTCGACGAGGTGGTCGCGGCGGTCCGTGGGCTGCCCCGTTAG
- the hrpA gene encoding ATP-dependent RNA helicase HrpA gives MSPVVKITYPPELPVSARRDDIAAAIRDHQVVIVAGETGSGKTTQLPKICLELGRGKGRAEGGGLIGHTQPRRIAARSVAERIAEELGTELGDVIGYQVRFTDRTSKASRVKLMTDGILLAELQRDRDLRRYDTIIIDEAHERSLNIDFLLGYLKRLLPRRPDLKVIITSATIDVDRFAEHFGDGQSRAPVVEVSGRTYPVEVRYRPLLELPEDDEEGEPVQRDQTEAILDAVRELSAEGPGDVLVFLPGEREIRDTADALDALKSDRLEVVPLYSRLSAADQHKVFSSHPSTVRRVVLATNVAETSLTVPGIRYVVDTGVARISRYSVRTKVQRLPIEPISQASANQRSGRCGRVAEGIAIRLYSEEDFEARPEFTDPEILRTNLASVILQMASLRLGDIARFPFVEPPDRRNIKAGTDLLEELGAISTAPLVEEGRSPVTRPGSRDGRRGALLDQRGKGVRLTQVGKRLSRLPIDPRLGRMILEAERLGCVRDVLVIAAALSIQDPRERPEEQRAQADQLHARFTHESSDFLTWLNLWRHVKQQQKELSSSAFRRMCKREHLNYMRMREWQEYESQLRQVAKEMGLEIGQPSDTPDEDGIHQALLSGLLSHIGALEERDKAKPGERRPMREYVGARNARFAIFPGSVLKRRNPAFLMSAELVETSRLWARQNAAIQPEWAERLGAHLVKRTFSEPHWSRKRAAVMARERVTLYGVPLVADRLVQYGRIDAPLARELFIRHALVQREWDSRHRFLAENARLLEEAEELEHRARRRDIVVDEETLFEFYDARVGADVVSGPHFDQWWKRARQKRPDLLTFDPEMLTHDTADQVRAHDFPTQWLSEGPGTHEAGLTFPISYHFEPGAADDGLTIDVPVATLNRVEADDFSWLVPGLREELVTELIRSLPKNLRVAMVPAPNTAREFLAATPPGAEPLLDALERFARSTRSLVIDREAWDWSKVPEHLRPTYRVVTEEGAEAGRGKDLDALKEPLRPTFEQAMADVAADSGVTATGQVSWTFATIEESFVQRRAGHEVRGFPALVDEGASVGLRVLATAEEAAAHHRLGVRRLVLLALGPADPVDVVLAAAGLDQRAKLALVGSPYPSVSDLLEDLRAGIVGEVVDSRQPVRDEAAYDALVAAARDAVAEGTSIAVHDVMRVLEAWRACDKAISGRADLATLPALTDMRAQVGRLMVPGFVGEAGVSRLRDYPRYLAGVAHRRERLNAQVARDRQLMDQLAGLQEAWLHAVAALPEGQPVPRRLRDSRWLLEEYRISLFAQQLGTREKVSDQRIRKVIGTT, from the coding sequence ATGTCGCCCGTTGTGAAGATCACCTATCCGCCGGAGCTCCCGGTCTCCGCGCGCCGCGACGACATCGCCGCGGCCATCCGCGACCACCAGGTCGTGATCGTGGCCGGCGAGACCGGCTCCGGCAAGACCACCCAGCTGCCGAAGATCTGCCTCGAGCTCGGCCGCGGCAAGGGCCGCGCCGAGGGCGGCGGGCTCATCGGCCACACCCAGCCGCGCCGCATCGCGGCCCGCTCGGTGGCCGAGCGGATCGCCGAGGAGCTCGGGACCGAGCTCGGTGACGTGATCGGCTACCAGGTGCGCTTCACCGACCGGACGAGCAAGGCCAGCCGGGTCAAGCTGATGACCGACGGCATCCTGCTGGCCGAGCTCCAGCGCGACCGCGACCTGCGCAGGTACGACACGATCATCATCGACGAGGCGCACGAGCGCAGCCTCAACATCGACTTCCTCCTCGGCTACCTCAAGCGCCTGCTCCCGCGCCGGCCCGACCTCAAGGTGATCATCACCAGCGCCACCATCGACGTGGACCGCTTCGCCGAGCACTTCGGTGATGGCCAGAGCCGCGCGCCCGTGGTCGAGGTGTCGGGGCGTACGTATCCCGTCGAGGTCCGCTACCGCCCCCTGCTCGAGCTGCCGGAGGACGACGAGGAGGGCGAGCCGGTCCAGCGCGACCAGACCGAGGCGATCCTCGACGCCGTGCGCGAGCTGTCGGCCGAGGGTCCCGGCGACGTGCTCGTCTTCCTGCCCGGCGAGCGCGAGATCCGCGACACCGCCGACGCGCTCGACGCCCTCAAGAGCGACCGGCTCGAGGTCGTGCCGCTCTACTCCCGCCTCAGCGCGGCCGACCAGCACAAGGTGTTCTCCAGCCACCCGTCCACCGTGCGTCGGGTCGTGCTCGCCACCAACGTCGCCGAGACGTCGCTGACCGTGCCCGGCATCCGCTACGTCGTCGACACCGGCGTCGCACGCATCAGCCGCTACTCCGTGCGCACCAAGGTGCAGCGCCTGCCGATCGAGCCGATCAGCCAGGCCTCGGCCAACCAGCGCTCGGGTCGCTGCGGCCGCGTCGCGGAGGGCATCGCGATCCGCCTCTACTCCGAAGAGGACTTCGAGGCCCGCCCCGAGTTCACCGACCCGGAGATCCTGCGCACCAACCTCGCCAGCGTCATCCTCCAGATGGCCTCGCTGCGCCTGGGCGACATCGCGCGCTTCCCCTTCGTCGAGCCGCCGGACCGTCGCAACATCAAGGCCGGCACCGACCTGCTCGAGGAGCTGGGTGCGATCTCTACCGCTCCGCTGGTCGAGGAAGGGCGAAGCCCTGTCACGAGACCCGGGTCTCGTGACGGGCGCCGGGGCGCCCTCCTCGACCAACGAGGGAAAGGCGTACGCCTAACGCAGGTCGGCAAGCGGCTCTCCCGCCTGCCGATCGACCCTCGTCTGGGCCGGATGATCCTCGAGGCCGAGCGGCTCGGCTGCGTGCGCGACGTGCTGGTGATCGCCGCCGCGCTGTCCATCCAGGACCCGCGCGAGCGCCCGGAGGAGCAGCGCGCCCAGGCCGACCAGCTCCACGCCCGCTTCACCCACGAGTCCAGCGACTTCCTCACCTGGCTCAACCTCTGGCGCCACGTCAAGCAGCAGCAGAAGGAGCTGTCCTCGAGCGCCTTCCGGCGCATGTGCAAGCGCGAGCACCTCAACTACATGCGCATGCGGGAGTGGCAGGAGTACGAGTCCCAGCTGCGCCAGGTGGCCAAGGAGATGGGGCTCGAGATCGGTCAGCCGTCGGACACCCCCGACGAGGACGGCATCCACCAGGCCCTGCTGTCCGGGCTGCTCAGCCACATCGGTGCGCTGGAGGAGCGCGACAAGGCCAAGCCGGGGGAGCGGCGTCCGATGCGGGAGTACGTCGGCGCCCGCAACGCCCGCTTCGCGATCTTCCCCGGCAGCGTGCTGAAGCGACGCAACCCGGCCTTCCTGATGAGCGCCGAGCTCGTCGAGACCTCGCGGCTGTGGGCGCGGCAGAACGCCGCCATCCAGCCCGAGTGGGCCGAGCGGCTCGGCGCCCACCTGGTCAAGCGCACGTTCTCCGAGCCGCACTGGTCGCGCAAGCGCGCCGCGGTGATGGCGCGCGAGCGGGTCACGCTGTACGGCGTTCCGCTGGTCGCCGACCGCCTCGTGCAGTACGGCCGGATCGACGCGCCGCTCGCCCGCGAGCTCTTCATCCGCCACGCGCTGGTGCAGCGCGAGTGGGACTCCCGCCACCGCTTCCTCGCCGAGAACGCCCGCCTGCTCGAGGAGGCCGAGGAGCTCGAGCACCGCGCCCGGCGCCGCGACATCGTCGTCGACGAGGAGACCCTCTTCGAGTTCTACGACGCCCGCGTGGGCGCCGACGTCGTCAGTGGCCCGCACTTCGACCAGTGGTGGAAGCGGGCGCGCCAGAAGCGGCCGGACCTGCTCACCTTCGACCCGGAGATGCTCACCCACGACACCGCTGACCAGGTGCGCGCGCACGACTTCCCGACCCAGTGGCTCTCGGAGGGACCCGGCACCCACGAGGCCGGTCTGACCTTCCCGATCAGCTACCACTTCGAGCCCGGCGCCGCCGACGACGGCCTCACCATCGACGTCCCCGTCGCCACCCTCAACCGGGTCGAGGCCGACGACTTCTCCTGGCTGGTGCCGGGCCTGCGCGAGGAGCTGGTCACCGAGCTCATCCGCTCGCTGCCGAAGAACCTGCGCGTCGCGATGGTGCCCGCCCCCAACACCGCGCGCGAGTTCCTCGCCGCCACCCCGCCCGGCGCGGAGCCGCTGCTCGACGCCCTGGAGCGCTTCGCCCGCAGCACCCGCAGCCTGGTCATCGACCGCGAGGCGTGGGACTGGTCCAAGGTGCCCGAGCACCTGCGTCCGACCTACCGCGTCGTCACCGAGGAGGGTGCCGAGGCCGGCCGCGGCAAGGACCTCGACGCCCTCAAGGAGCCGCTGCGACCCACCTTCGAGCAGGCGATGGCCGACGTGGCCGCGGATTCCGGCGTCACGGCCACGGGCCAGGTGTCGTGGACCTTCGCCACGATCGAGGAGTCCTTCGTGCAGCGCCGCGCGGGCCACGAGGTGCGCGGCTTCCCCGCGCTCGTCGACGAGGGCGCGTCGGTCGGGCTCCGCGTCCTGGCCACCGCCGAGGAGGCCGCCGCGCACCACCGCCTCGGCGTACGCCGCCTCGTGCTGCTCGCTCTCGGTCCCGCCGATCCGGTCGACGTCGTGCTGGCCGCTGCGGGCCTCGACCAGCGCGCCAAGCTCGCCCTCGTCGGGTCGCCCTACCCGTCGGTCTCCGACCTCCTCGAGGACCTGCGCGCCGGGATCGTCGGCGAGGTCGTCGACTCCCGGCAGCCGGTGCGCGACGAGGCGGCGTACGACGCCCTGGTCGCCGCGGCACGCGACGCGGTCGCCGAGGGCACGAGCATCGCTGTGCACGACGTGATGCGGGTGCTGGAGGCCTGGCGCGCGTGCGACAAGGCGATCTCCGGGCGCGCCGACCTCGCCACCCTGCCCGCGCTGACCGACATGCGCGCCCAGGTCGGCCGGTTGATGGTGCCGGGCTTCGTGGGCGAGGCGGGTGTCAGCCGGCTGCGCGACTACCCCCGCTACCTGGCCGGCGTGGCGCACCGGCGCGAGCGGCTCAACGCGCAGGTCGCCCGCGACCGGCAGCTGATGGACCAGCTCGCGGGCCTGCAGGAGGCCTGGCTGCACGCGGTGGCCGCGCTGCCCGAGGGACAGCCGGTGCCCCGGCGCCTGCGCGACTCGCGCTGGCTGCTCGAGGAGTACCGCATCTCGCTGTTCGCCCAGCAGCTCGGCACGCGGGAGAAGGTCAGCGACCAGCGCATCCGCAAGGTCATCGGCACGACCTAG
- a CDS encoding SigE family RNA polymerase sigma factor → MVDRDAEFTAYVVQRRPQLYRLAFLLCSDAHRAEDIVQTALAKLYTAWDRASRLDGIDAYVRRIVVNSHLDDTRRPWRRERVRETEHLDGPAVTPLGVEETDALWSALRALPEGQRRVVVLRHYWGLSVEETARDLGISTGTVKSQSSLAVHQLRRVLDPAPSTGYRR, encoded by the coding sequence ATGGTTGATCGCGACGCCGAGTTCACGGCGTACGTCGTGCAGCGGCGCCCACAGCTCTACCGGCTCGCCTTCCTGCTGTGCAGCGACGCCCACCGCGCGGAGGACATCGTGCAGACCGCGCTCGCCAAGCTCTACACGGCCTGGGACAGGGCGTCGCGGCTCGACGGGATCGACGCCTACGTGCGCCGGATCGTGGTCAACAGCCACCTCGACGACACCCGCCGACCGTGGCGGCGCGAGCGGGTCCGCGAGACCGAGCACCTCGACGGCCCCGCCGTCACACCGCTCGGCGTCGAGGAGACCGATGCGCTGTGGTCTGCGCTGCGCGCGCTGCCCGAGGGCCAGCGCAGGGTCGTGGTGCTGCGTCACTACTGGGGCCTGTCGGTCGAGGAGACCGCGCGTGACCTCGGCATCAGCACCGGCACCGTCAAGAGCCAGAGCTCGCTCGCCGTCCACCAGCTCCGTCGGGTCCTGGACCCGGCCCCCAGCACGGGATACCGCCGATGA
- a CDS encoding YciI family protein — translation MPKYLILKHYRGTPATVNDVPMDRWTPEEVDAHMAFMEAFGERLEANGELVDAQALSPEGAFVRADDQGRGPITDGPFAETKDLIAGWYVVDVEGWDRAVELAGELSLAPGAGGRPIHEWLEVRPFYGAPSATED, via the coding sequence ATGCCGAAGTACCTGATCCTCAAGCACTACCGCGGCACCCCCGCGACGGTGAACGACGTCCCGATGGACCGCTGGACCCCCGAGGAGGTCGACGCGCACATGGCCTTCATGGAGGCCTTCGGCGAGCGCCTCGAGGCCAACGGCGAGCTCGTCGACGCGCAGGCCCTCTCCCCCGAGGGCGCCTTCGTGCGTGCCGACGACCAGGGGCGCGGGCCGATCACCGACGGCCCCTTCGCCGAGACCAAGGACCTCATCGCCGGGTGGTACGTCGTCGACGTCGAGGGGTGGGACCGCGCCGTCGAGCTGGCCGGCGAGCTGTCGCTGGCGCCCGGCGCCGGCGGCCGCCCGATCCACGAGTGGCTCGAGGTGCGGCCCTTCTACGGCGCCCCGTCCGCCACCGAGGACTGA
- a CDS encoding DUF6596 domain-containing protein: MDPFDEVPLRELVPAVIGVLARRGAGFAAAEDAVQEALVEALRTWPTDPPRDPKGWLVTVAWRRYLDVVRSEAARGRREVAVEVEPAAGPARDADDTLEVFFLCAHPALTPASAVALTLRAVAGLTTRQVADAYLVPEATMAQRISRAKRTGAQASFDRPGDLATVRRVLYLVFNEGYSGDVDLAAEAIRLARQLAALVDDPESDGLLALMLLHHARRPARLRADGTLVPLAEQDRSLWDRDLVAEGVRILQPALAQERRGELQLQAAIAALHADAATAGETDWVQVVQWYDELLALTGSPVVRLNRAVAVGEADGARAGLAALAEVDPALPRHRAVAAYLHEKDGAHDLAARLYAEAASLATDVAEKTHLTRQAARLRHSSLG, translated from the coding sequence ATGGACCCGTTCGACGAGGTGCCGTTGCGGGAGCTGGTCCCGGCGGTCATCGGCGTCCTCGCCCGCCGCGGAGCAGGCTTCGCGGCGGCCGAGGACGCGGTGCAGGAGGCGCTGGTGGAGGCGCTGCGGACCTGGCCAACCGACCCGCCCCGCGACCCGAAGGGGTGGCTGGTGACGGTCGCGTGGCGACGCTACCTCGACGTCGTACGCTCCGAGGCCGCGCGCGGGCGGCGCGAGGTCGCTGTCGAGGTCGAGCCCGCGGCCGGCCCGGCACGCGACGCCGACGACACGCTGGAGGTCTTCTTCCTGTGCGCCCACCCCGCGCTCACGCCGGCCTCGGCGGTGGCCCTGACGCTGCGAGCGGTCGCGGGCCTGACGACGCGGCAGGTGGCCGACGCTTACCTCGTCCCCGAGGCCACGATGGCGCAGCGCATCAGCCGCGCGAAGCGCACGGGCGCGCAGGCGTCCTTCGACCGCCCGGGTGACCTCGCCACCGTCCGCCGGGTGCTCTACCTCGTCTTCAACGAGGGCTACTCCGGAGACGTCGACCTCGCCGCCGAGGCGATCCGGCTGGCCCGGCAGCTGGCCGCACTCGTGGACGATCCGGAGAGCGACGGCCTGCTGGCCCTCATGCTGCTGCACCATGCGCGACGGCCGGCGCGGCTCCGTGCCGACGGCACCCTGGTCCCGCTCGCCGAGCAGGACCGGAGCCTGTGGGACCGCGACCTGGTCGCCGAGGGCGTGAGGATCCTGCAGCCCGCGCTGGCACAGGAGCGCCGAGGCGAGCTCCAGCTCCAGGCCGCGATCGCGGCCCTCCACGCCGACGCCGCGACCGCCGGGGAGACCGACTGGGTGCAGGTCGTGCAGTGGTACGACGAGCTGCTGGCGCTGACGGGCAGCCCGGTCGTACGCCTCAACCGGGCCGTCGCCGTCGGCGAGGCCGACGGCGCCCGCGCGGGCCTCGCGGCGCTCGCCGAGGTCGACCCCGCCCTGCCGCGCCACCGGGCGGTGGCGGCGTACCTCCACGAGAAGGACGGCGCGCACGACCTCGCCGCGCGGCTCTACGCCGAGGCAGCCTCCCTCGCGACCGACGTCGCGGAGAAGACCCACCTGACCAGGCAGGCGGCACGGCTGCGCCACTCCTCGCTCGGGTAG
- a CDS encoding DUF402 domain-containing protein, protein MEPGTQIRCEMTKWGERPHWQFAGIFLGTDEHGEWLGFPAGTHNRRPGYEFHSEVDCVTLVPSDGWYAATFHAPGIWCDLYVDIATPGRWDGTVLRAVDLDLDVIRMSDPLPASVYAEAEKAGRVAGEVFVDDEDEFAEHQVAFGYPADVVEAAQAGCDEVLAAVRAGEAPYDGTHERWLTELSRLTAS, encoded by the coding sequence ATGGAGCCCGGGACCCAGATCCGCTGCGAGATGACGAAGTGGGGCGAGCGGCCGCACTGGCAGTTCGCGGGGATCTTCCTCGGCACCGACGAGCACGGCGAGTGGCTCGGCTTCCCGGCGGGCACCCACAACCGGCGTCCCGGCTACGAGTTCCACTCCGAGGTCGACTGCGTGACGTTGGTGCCGTCCGACGGGTGGTACGCCGCCACCTTCCACGCTCCGGGCATCTGGTGCGACCTCTACGTCGACATCGCCACGCCCGGGCGCTGGGACGGCACGGTGCTACGGGCGGTGGACCTCGACCTCGACGTGATCCGCATGTCCGACCCGCTCCCGGCGTCGGTCTACGCCGAGGCCGAGAAGGCGGGCCGGGTGGCGGGCGAGGTGTTCGTCGACGACGAGGACGAGTTCGCCGAGCACCAGGTCGCCTTCGGCTATCCCGCCGACGTCGTCGAGGCCGCGCAGGCCGGCTGCGACGAGGTCCTCGCGGCCGTGCGCGCCGGCGAGGCGCCGTACGACGGGACGCACGAGCGCTGGCTCACCGAGCTCAGCCGTCTGACTGCTTCCTGA